The Flavobacterium jumunjinense genome includes a region encoding these proteins:
- the bioB gene encoding biotin synthase BioB codes for MNTIRYNWTKEEIIALYNKPLMDLLYEASTVHREFHNPNVVQVSTLLSIKTGGCPEDCGYCPQAARYHTNIEGNDLMTVSQVKAQALRAKSSGSSRVCMGAAWRNVKDGPEFDQVLEMVRTINKLDMEVCCTLGMITENQAKRLAEAGLYAYNHNLDSSEEYYKEVISTRGYEDRLQTIDNVRKTNVTVCSGGIIGMGESVGDRAGMLVALASLNPQPESVPINALVAVEGTPLENEKPVEIWDMIRMVATTRIVMPETQVRLSAGRTQMSREGQAMCFFAGANSIFAGDKLLTTPNPDVNEDMKMFELLGLQPQKPFIKKMQPETVEAQNSQFETLGEKPKWTRPGHAIDRNLEASGKGK; via the coding sequence ATGAATACGATTAGATATAATTGGACTAAAGAAGAAATAATTGCTTTATATAATAAGCCTTTAATGGATTTACTTTATGAAGCTTCAACAGTACATAGAGAATTCCATAATCCAAATGTGGTTCAGGTTTCTACATTATTATCCATTAAAACAGGTGGTTGTCCAGAAGATTGCGGATATTGTCCTCAAGCTGCTCGTTATCACACCAACATTGAAGGTAATGATTTAATGACTGTTTCTCAAGTAAAAGCACAAGCACTTAGAGCAAAATCCTCTGGATCATCAAGAGTTTGTATGGGTGCTGCATGGAGAAATGTAAAAGACGGGCCAGAATTTGATCAAGTATTAGAAATGGTACGAACTATTAACAAACTAGACATGGAAGTTTGTTGCACACTAGGAATGATTACAGAAAACCAAGCAAAACGTTTAGCTGAAGCTGGTTTATACGCATACAATCATAACTTAGATTCTTCTGAAGAATACTACAAAGAAGTGATTTCAACTCGTGGTTATGAAGATCGTTTACAAACAATTGATAATGTTAGAAAAACTAATGTTACCGTTTGTAGTGGAGGAATTATTGGAATGGGAGAAAGCGTTGGAGATAGAGCAGGAATGCTTGTTGCATTAGCTTCTTTAAATCCGCAACCTGAATCAGTGCCAATTAATGCATTGGTTGCAGTTGAAGGAACTCCATTAGAAAACGAAAAACCAGTTGAAATTTGGGATATGATTCGAATGGTTGCAACGACACGTATTGTTATGCCAGAAACTCAAGTTAGACTATCAGCTGGAAGAACACAAATGAGTCGTGAAGGACAAGCAATGTGTTTCTTTGCAGGTGCTAATTCAATTTTCGCAGGAGATAAACTATTAACAACTCCAAATCCTGATGTAAACGAAGACATGAAAATGTTTGAATTGCTAGGATTACAACCACAAAAACCTTTTATCAAAAAAATGCAACCTGAAACTGTTGAGGCACAAAATTCTCAATTTGAAACATTAGGTGAAAAACCAAAATGGACAAGACCAGGTCATGCCATTGACAGAAACTTAGAAGCTTCTGGAAAAGGAAAATAA